A stretch of the uncultured Cohaesibacter sp. genome encodes the following:
- a CDS encoding HIT family protein, producing MSQFTLDPQLEGDSLPLLDFDLCVVRLMNDATYPWILMVPKQDGLAELIDLSIEDQHRLTDEIRIVSKALQSVSGCDKLNVAALGNMVGQLHIHVIARFVGDAAWPGPIWGKVPAVAYQGAASDALIAALKTAIMAEL from the coding sequence ATGAGCCAATTCACACTTGATCCCCAACTTGAGGGCGATAGCCTGCCTTTGCTCGACTTTGATCTGTGCGTTGTCCGGCTGATGAATGATGCGACTTATCCGTGGATTTTGATGGTTCCCAAGCAGGATGGCCTTGCCGAGCTGATCGATCTGTCGATTGAGGATCAACATCGATTGACTGACGAAATCCGGATTGTCTCCAAGGCGCTGCAATCTGTGAGCGGGTGCGATAAACTCAATGTGGCTGCTCTTGGCAATATGGTGGGCCAACTCCATATTCATGTGATTGCCCGCTTTGTCGGGGATGCGGCATGGCCCGGTCCCATCTGGGGCAAGGTGCCTGCTGTTGCCTATCAAGGTGCAGCAAGTGACGCCTTGATTGCGGCGTTAAAGACCGCCATCATGGCCGAGCTTTGA